Part of the Thiohalophilus sp. genome is shown below.
GCCATCCAGTTCCTTGATGATGGCTTTGGCTTCGTCCTCGCTTTTGAGCAGAATGTGGCTGGCCTTGTACTCCTTGGCATCGCTGGCGGCCACGCGCTGCTCATACTCTTTTTTCAGATCGCTTTCGCTAACCGGTTTGCTTTGTGCTTCTTTTTGAATCAGCGCCTGGATCAGGGCATCGGCCTGCAGTTGCTGGAGACGGAAGGCGACAGCCGGATTCTCGTCCAGGTTCTGTTTTTTGGCTTCCTGCAACAGCAGCTCGCGGTTAACCAGTTCATTGATCAGCGCCTCGCGGTCGATCTCGCCGGACTGACCGTTTTGCTGCTGTGAACGGTATTTGAGATAGCGCTCGTAGGTTTGTTGCGAGATCGGTTCACCGTTGACGACGGCAACGGGATCGGCGGCCCGGGCGCCGCTGCTCAGCAGCAGTCCGGACACCATGACGGCGGCGGATAATGATATGAGATTGCGTTTAAACATAATAAATCTTCCTTTCTTGATGGGAACGGGAGTTACGGAAACACTTTCTTGAAAGGTTTGACGGTAACCGATTGATAGACGCCGGCGGCGACATAGGGATCGGCATCGGCCCATTGTCGGGCGTCTGCCTGCGAGGCGAATTCAGCGACGATTAACGATCCGCTGAAGCCGGCCGGACCGGGGTCTTCGCTGTCGATGGCCGGATGCGGACCGGCCAGGATCAGACGCCCCTGGTCCTTGAGTTGTTGCAAACGTTCCAGATGCGCCGGGCGCGCGGCCAGGCGTGGTTCCAGACTGTCGGCATTATCCTGAGCGATGATGGCGTATAACATTCAGCTGTCGTTGCCGGGTTCGGGTGACGGGTTGGCCTCTTCAGGCTCCGTGACGTGCAGGGACAGGTAGACACCGAGTCCGATGAGAAAAATCACGCTGAGTACCAGCATACCAAAAAGTTTGAAGTTTACCCAGATCGATTCCATGGATTTGGCTTGCTGGCACAGTTCCACCGCCGCGCCGCTGTAGGTGGCGGCGCAGTTTTCCAGATTGACGGCCTGATCGCTGGCCGCCAGCAGCGCCTGTTCGGCGACAAAATAGAAGTTGGCGACATACAGATTGGCCACCCCCAGCAGCACCGAAAACAGCGCCATGCTGAGATTGGCGTTACGCCAGATCCGCGCCGGCACCTCGATGGCGTGCCCCATCATGCGCTGGATCAGCGGTTTTTCGCCGATGAACTGGCTGGCGATAAAGGCGACGGCAAAAGCCCAGTAGACCGCGGTGGGCTTCCACATAATAAACGCCTTGTTCTGGAACAGCAGGGTGGCGCCGCCGAGAATAATGATCAGCGCGAGTGTCACCAGATGCATGTTTTCGAATTTGCGATGCCGATACCAGTAGAAGGCGTTCTGCAAAATGGAGCCGGCAATCGCCACGGCGGTAGCCGGGTAAATGCCATACAGCTTGTAGATGATGAAAAACAGCAGTATGGGAAAAAAATCGAACAGAAACTTCATGGCGGTCCAGCCTGGATGAGCGTCAGGGTTAAGAGGGTATCAGTGCAGCGTCGGATTATTGGTCATTTTGTAATATTTTTCCATGACTTCCCGCACATGCCCCGGGTAGTCGATCACGTCCATCTGTTCCATGCCCTCGCGGAAAAAGGTCGGGGCGTCCTCGGGCAGGCGCAGCAGGATCTGTTCGAAGACCGGTTCCATGATCGCCGGATCATGGGTCCGGGTGGCAACGACGCCGTGATTGAGGTTTAGCACGCGCCAGGGGCGCCCGGCATGGCTCTTGTCCCGGTCTTCCTTGACCACGGGCGCGGCGGCGTTGGCGATCTCATCCATGATGCCGCTTAGTTCGGCGAGAAAGTCGGGGTCCTGGGTCTGGTTGGCGATGCGTGACAGCGCATCGACCACATTGCGCAACTCCTGCAGGCTGCCGATGTTGCGTGCGGTCCACAGGGCGATGGGAATCGCCAGCTCGTCCAGAGTCACCTGCAATTCTTCCAGTTCGAGCAGTCCCGCCCACCGGCTCAGGGCGTTGAGCTGGGCGAGGCCGTAATCGCCGAGCTGGCCGAGATCGTCGAGCTTATCCGTGAGGGCCTCGCGGGATTTGCCATCGCTGTTGCCATGATACTGGGCATCGACCTGCTGGACGGTTTGCGCGAACTGCTTGAGGTTCTCGCCGATCTGGTGCGGATCCGCCAGATCGCTGGGGCGGATCGGATTTTCGGCATAGGCCTGCTCCAGCGCCGCGGTGACTTCATCCACTACGTCGGCCAGGGCATTCAGATCGATCTCGACAACACTCATTCGCGGTTCGCATTTCGCTTACTCATCAGGTCAACCATTTTAACACAGGCACGCGCTCCCGGCAGCCGACGTCCGGTGGGCCCGGATCGATGGGGGTCTCGCTTTGGGGGGCGGACGCGTTACACTAGGCCCGTTGTTGAACACCGGTGTCGGGCGTGATTGTCCCGACCTGGATCAGACCTTTGCGACAGGCCACCATGACATACCGATTCGATCTGCATACCCATTCCACCGCCTCCGACGGCACCCTGAGTCCCACCGCGCTGGTGGCCACGGCGGTGGAGAAGGGCGTCGATCAGCTGGCACTGACCGATCACGACACCACCGCCGGTCTCGACGAGGCACTGGCGGCGGCGCGCGCGCAGGGAATCGGCTTGATCCCCGGCATCGAGCTGTCCGTGAGCTGGGCGCACCAGACCCTGCATGTGGTCGGGCTGCATATCGATCCGGCCCATCCGGCGATGCGCCGGGGCATTGAGACCCAGCTGGGCTTTCGCCGCTGGCGGGCCGAGGAGATCGGCCGGCGGCTGGAGAAGGCCGGCATCGCCGGGGCTTACGCCGGCGCCTGCCAGTACGCCAGCGGTGAGCTGGTGGGGCGCACCCACTTTGCCCGCTTTCTGGTGGAACAGGGCCATGCCCGGGACCTCAAGCAGGTGTTCAAGCGCTATCTGGTCAGGGGCAAGCCGGGTCACGTGCCGGGCGAGTGGGCGACGCTGGCGCAGGCGCTGGACTGGATTCAGCAATCCGGCGGCCTGGCGGTGATCGCCCATCCGGCGCGCTACAAATTGAGCGCCACCCGGCTGCGCCAGTTGCTGGGTGAATTCGCCGAGCTGGGCGGGGCGGCGCTGGAGGTGGTCTCGGGCAGCCACAGCCGGGATGACATGCTGCGCTTTGGCCAGTTGAGCCAGACCTGGAATCTGGCCGCCTCCAGCGGCTCCGACTACCACGGCCCGGAGAATCCCTACCGGGATATCGGCCGCCTGCCCGAGTTGCCGCCCGGCTGCCGACCGGTCTGGGAGTGCGACGCCTGGGCCCGTTGCACCGGGGTGGCGGCATGAGCCAGTTTTTCCAGATTCATCCGGTCGACCCCCAGCCGCGGCTGATTCGCCAGGCGGTGGAGCTGCTGCGCCAGGGGGCGGTCATCGTCTATCCGACCGACTCGGCCTACGCGCTGGGCTGTCATCTGGAGGACAAGAAGGCGATGGATCGGATCCGCCGCATTCGCCAGGTGGACGACAAACACAACTTCACCCTGGTGTGCGGTGATCTCTCCCAGATCAGCGCCTACGCCAAACTGACCAACAACACCCTGTTCCGGATCCTCAACAGCCACACACCGGGGCCGTACACTTTTATTCTTAACGCCACCAGCGAGGTGCCGCGCCGGCTGCTGCACCCCAGGCGGCGCACCATCGGCATTCGCATCCCCGACAACGCCATCGCCCAGGCGCTGGTGGCCGAGCTGGGCGAGCCGATCATGAGTTCGAGCCTGATCCTCCCCGGCGAGACCATGCCCCTGACTGATCCCGAGGAAATTCGCGAGCAGCTGGAGCACCAGGTGGATCTGGTCATCGACGGCGGCCACTGCGGTTTCGAGCCCAGTACCGTGGTCGACATGACCGACGAGGTCCCCCGGGTGGTGCGCCGCGGCAAGGGCGAGAGCGAACCCTTCGAGCGGGGCTGAGCAAGCCGATTTGCCTGCCGGCGGGGCCAACAGGGTATAATGCCCGCCCTGCCGGCAACCGGGATCGGCAGCGCCGAGACGAGAATAACGATAATGATGACGGCCCCCATGATCCCCGGTGGCATCCCCGGTGGCATCCCCGGTGGCCCGACCGTTGCCCTGATGTGCCATATAACTGATCTTCGATTGCGATTCTGGAGCCTGAATTGACTGCCTTGCCCAATCAGAAACAACGTGTGCTGTCCGGCATGCGGCCGACCGGTGCCCTGCATCTGGGCCATTACCACGGGGTGCTGAAAAACTGGATCAAACTGCAGCATGAGTACGAGTGCTACTTTTTTGTCGCTGACTGGCACGCCCTGACGACCCATTACGAGGATCCGCAGATCATCGAACAGAGTGTCTGGGAGATGGTCATCGACTGGCTCTCGGTGGGGGTCAATCAGGGCTCGGCCACGCTGTTCATCCAGTCCCGGGTGCCGGAACACGCCGAGCTGCATCTGCTGTTGTCGATGATCACACCGCTGGGCTGGCTGGAGCGGGTCCCCAGCTTCAAGGACCAGCAGGAGAAGCTCAAGGAGCGGGATCTGGCCACCTACGGCTTTCTGGGCTATCCGCTGCTGCAAAGCGCCGACATCCTGATGTACAGGGCCGGCCTGGTGCCGGTGGGCGAGGACCAGGTGGCCCACGTGGAGCTGACCCGCGAGGTCGCGCGCCGGTTTAACCATTTATATGGCCGCGAGCCGGGCTTCGAGGAAAAGGTTGAGGCGGCGATCAAGAAAATGGGCAAGAAAAACGCCAAACTCTATCAGGAACTGCGCCGCCGCTACCAGGAGCAGGGCGACGACGAGGCGCTGCACACCGCCCGGGCGCTGCTGGACGATCAGCAGAATATTTCCCTGGGCGATCGGGAGCGGCTGTTCGGCTATCTGGAGGGCGGCGGTCGCATTATCCTGCCCGAGCCCGACAGCCTGCTGACCCCGGCACCCAGGCTGCCCGGTCTGGACGGGCAGAAAATGTCCAAGTCGTATCACAATACAATCTCGTTGCGCGAAGATCCCGACGCAGTCGAGAAAAAACTGCGCACCATGCCGACCGATCCGGCCCGCGTGCGACGCACCGATCCCGGCGATCCAGAAAAATGCCCGGTGTGGAAACTCCATCAGGTATACTCCAACGACGAGGTACGCGAGTGGGTACAGCAGGGTTGCACCAGCGCCGGTATCGGCTGCCTGGAGTGCAAGGGGCCGGTGATCGACGCGATCCGGGCGGAGCTGGCGCCGATCCACGAACGTGCCAGGGAATATCAAGAGGATACGGGGCTGGTGCGCAAGATTATCCACGAAGGCTGTGACAAGGCCCGGGATGCGGCGCGCCAGACATTGCAGGAAGTCCGGCAGGCCATGGGCCTGGAGTATCGCTGATTCATGACCGAGACCATCGAGCACCACGACAGCCAGGAAAAACCTGAGCAGCAGGAGATGCCTTTCGCCGTGGTGCAGGGCACGCCGATGACCGCGCTGCCCAGGGATCTCTATATTCCGCCCGATGCCCTGGAAATCTTTCTCGCGGAAACCTTCGCCGGGCCGCTGGATCTGCTGCTCTATCTGATCAAACGTCAGAACCTGGATATACTTGATCTGCCCATCGCCACCATCACCGCCCAGTATATGGAATATGTGGGCCTGATGACCGAGCTGCGCCTGGAACTGGCGGCGGAATACCTGGTGATGGCGGCCATGCTGGCCGAGATCAAATCGCGCATGCTGCTGCCGCGACCGGTGAGCGTGGAGGAGGAAGAGGGCGATCCACGCGCCGAACTGGTGCGCCGCCTGCAGGAATACGAACGCTTTAAAAAGGCCGCCGAGGATATCGACGAGCTGCCGCGGGTGGGGCGCGATGTGTTTCCCGCCGAGGTCAAGGCGCCCGATCTCAAGGTGGTGCGCACGCCGCCGGAGGTCGATATCAAGGATGTGCTGGCCGCGTTTACCGATGTCATGCGCCGCGCCTCCATGTACGAACACCATCATATCAAGATGGAACCGCTGTCGGTGCGCGAACGCATGTCGCGGGTGCTGGGGGCGGTCAAGTCCGACAGCTTTACCGATTTCAATGCGCTGTTTACCCTCGAAGAGGGACGCAGCGGCGTGGTCGTCACCCTGCTGGCGATCCTCGAATTGCTCAAACAACACCTGATCGAAATGGTCCAGACCGAAGCCTATGGGCCGATTCATGTCAAAGCCAAACAAGCCGAGAATAACCAGGAATAACAGGGCCGAAGCGATCCATGACTGAACAGGAACTCAAACGCATTATCGAAGCCATACTGTTTGCCGCCGACGATCCGGTGAACCTGAGTCAGTTGCAGGCGGTCTTCGCCGAAGACGACGGGCCGGACGCCGAGGCGATCAAGGCGGCGATCGCCGCCCTGCAGGAAGATTACGCCGAACACAGTCTGGCGCTGCGCGAGATCCGCTCCGGGTATCGCTTTCAGGTTAAACAGGATTATGCCAACTGGGTCTCCCGGCTCTGGGAAGAGAAACCGAGCCGCTATTCGCGTGCCGTGCTTGAGACCCTGGCGCTGATCGCCTATCGCCAGCCGATCACCCGCGGGGAGATCGAGGAAGTGCGCGGGGTCAGCGTCAGCACCCAGATCATCAAGACCCTGCAGGAGCGTGAATGGGTCAAGGTGGTGGGCCATCGGGATGTGCCGGGCAAGCCGGCCCTGTATGCCACCACCCGCGAGTTTCTCGATTACTTCAACCTCAAGAGCCTGCAGGATCTGCCGCCGCTGGCCGAGCTGCGGGATATCGACTCCATCAACGCCGAACTCGACTGGGGCGATGAGGGGCAACAGGCTGACGCCGCTGACAGCGAGTCGGAAGCATCGACGCTGGATGACGTCGCCGGGGCGGACAGCGAGACTGACGTCGACACCGACACCGACACCGACACCGACACCGACATCGAAGCTGAAGCCGAAACCGAAACCGAAACCGAAGCCGAAGCCGAAGCCAAAACTGTCGCCGAGGCCGAACAGCCGGCGAAAGCGGCATTGCAGGATGAAGACGCCGATACCGACTTTGAAGCCGATGTCGACAGCGAGGAGGAAACCGGGCAGGAAGCAAGCCGATCCTCCCGGGTAGTGAGCGCCGAGCACTGACGTCCCATGGCCGAACGCGTACAGAAAGTCCTGGCCCAGGCCGGCTACGGCTCACGCCGGGAAATCGAATCCTGGATTGAGCAGGGCCGCATTGAAATCAACGGCCAGCCGGCCAAACTCGGCGACCGGGTCGAAGCGGAGGACGAGATCCGGCTCAACGGCAAGCCGGTGCGCCGCACCCTCGATCTCGCCCCGCGCCGCATCCTGCTCTATAACAAACCCGAAGGCGAAATCTGCAGCCGCAACGATCCCGAAGGCCGACCCACGGTATTCGACAAGCTGCCGCCGGTGAAAAACGGCCGCTGGATCGTCGTCGGTCGCCTGGACATTAACTCCTCCGGCCTGATCCTGTTCACCACCGACGGGGAGCTGGCCAATCGCCTGATGCACCCCTCCTATGAGATCGAACGCGAGTATGCCGTACGCGTGCTGGGCGAATTCTCCGACGAGGCGCGTCGCCAGTTGCGCGCCGGCGTTCAGCTGGACGACGGCCCGGCCCGTTTCGACGACATCGTCGACGGCGGCGGGCAGGGCGTCAATCACTGGTATTACGTGCTGCTGCACGAAGGGCGCAACCGGGAAGTGCGGCGCCTGTTCGAACAGGTGGGCGTCACCGTCAATCGTCTGATTCGCACCCGCTTCGGCAACCTGTTTCTGCCGCGTCGTGTGCCGCAGGGCAAGTGGCAGGAACTGGGCGAAAAAGATATCAACAATGTCCTGAAGCTGGTCGGCATGGACGAAGCCCTGCCCAAACCGCCGCGCGCCCGAAAAAAGACAGTCCGCAAAAAACAGGCAAAGAAAAAAACCGCCCGCCAGCAAGGCCGGTAACTCCGCGTTTGCAGGTGACTGTAGATGGAATGCTCGATGTAAAAAAATAATAAGCAGGTTCCCATGCCCGACAGTAGCCGAACGCCAGAGCCGTCCCCCGTTCAACACCATGACTATCCGCCCCCGGCACCGCTTCGACCGTTTGTTCGCCGGATCCTGCACAGTTACAGCGCCGAGGCGACATCCACGACCATCGCCGTTCCGCCCACGGGCGCGCACTATATTACGCATGTCTACGGCGCGCCCATGCAGATGCAATATTCCTATAACGCCGACCAGCCGTGTCCCGCGTTGTTCGTCGGCGGTCAGCTCAAAAGTGAAGTCCCCGTCGCGCGAATTGACGGCAAGGTGGGTCTGTTGGGTATCGAATTTTACCCGACGGGCTTTTATCGTCTTTTTCGGCAAGACTGCAGCGCCTTCACCGATTGCATGACCGATTTTGCCCGGGTCGTTCCCGAGCATGCCGCGGCATTGAACGAAGCGCTCTCCCTCAAGACAGACACAACAAGTCGGCTCGAAACCCTCGAACACTTTCTCTCCCATTTTGCCGACAACGCCGAACAAACCCCCGGCATCGATCAGGCGGTTGCCTTGATCGAAAATCAGGGGGGCTATCTGCGCGTTGAAGAGCTGGCCCAAAAATGTCACTGGAGCCCCAAACAGTTATACAGGTATTTCATGAAGATAGTCGGGGTTTCCCCCAAGCATTTCGCCAAGATTGTGCAGATCAATGGGGTCGTGGCCCAAATTCATGCCGGCAGTTACGAGGGATTGCACCAGCTCGCCCTGCAGTGCGGCTACTACGACCAGGCGCACTTTATCCGTGATTTTCAGCGCCTGATCGGAACCAATCCGCTCGCTTTTTTACAACATCCGGACCCGTTTTTGAAAACCTACCTCGGTCGGGTGGGATCACCCGACAGCTGACACCTTATTTAACGTCATAGAAGTCGCGCCTGTCCCCCTTGCACTCAATCCCCTTGAGCGCATTGCCGGGGTTGTCTGTTTTTTACAATACCCCGGCTTGCATTCACGCTAGTTTCCCATAGCAGCTTTTGTGAACTTGCGAAATAAGTGTTCCGAATACCGATCCAGGGAGATTGCTTCCTCACGTTGTTCCTCGCAATGACCTCGCTATTTTCGGTCATTGCGAGCGAAGCGAAGCAATCTTTTGAACCAGGTGCCCCGGTATTCGGAACACTTAATTCAGCTTGTCGAGGGGCGTCAAAGGACGTCTGTTTTGTTGTCGTCCTGCATAAACGCGCCAATGAAAAAGACTTTTTCGATGGTATCTGAAAAACAAACAGGTATGTCGTAAACAACACACCAACATGTGACTTCCAGAAAATCAGCCCGGGCCGTGGCCAAAGGGTTTTACAGATTAAGCAGAAAGACCAGGGGGAAATAAAAATGACGTCGAATCCCAGTATATTG
Proteins encoded:
- a CDS encoding peptidylprolyl isomerase; translation: MFKRNLISLSAAVMVSGLLLSSGARAADPVAVVNGEPISQQTYERYLKYRSQQQNGQSGEIDREALINELVNRELLLQEAKKQNLDENPAVAFRLQQLQADALIQALIQKEAQSKPVSESDLKKEYEQRVAASDAKEYKASHILLKSEDEAKAIIKELDGGAVFADVAKAKSTGPTAKNGGDLGWFNANQMVPPFTQAVAKMKKGAYSKTPVKTQFGWHVIKLEDERKVTPPKFEEVKDQLRSMKSSQIIQQYVIQLRQDANVEIK
- a CDS encoding YciI family protein gives rise to the protein MLYAIIAQDNADSLEPRLAARPAHLERLQQLKDQGRLILAGPHPAIDSEDPGPAGFSGSLIVAEFASQADARQWADADPYVAAGVYQSVTVKPFKKVFP
- a CDS encoding inner membrane-spanning protein YciB, with protein sequence MKFLFDFFPILLFFIIYKLYGIYPATAVAIAGSILQNAFYWYRHRKFENMHLVTLALIIILGGATLLFQNKAFIMWKPTAVYWAFAVAFIASQFIGEKPLIQRMMGHAIEVPARIWRNANLSMALFSVLLGVANLYVANFYFVAEQALLAASDQAVNLENCAATYSGAAVELCQQAKSMESIWVNFKLFGMLVLSVIFLIGLGVYLSLHVTEPEEANPSPEPGNDS
- a CDS encoding PHP domain-containing protein — protein: MTYRFDLHTHSTASDGTLSPTALVATAVEKGVDQLALTDHDTTAGLDEALAAARAQGIGLIPGIELSVSWAHQTLHVVGLHIDPAHPAMRRGIETQLGFRRWRAEEIGRRLEKAGIAGAYAGACQYASGELVGRTHFARFLVEQGHARDLKQVFKRYLVRGKPGHVPGEWATLAQALDWIQQSGGLAVIAHPARYKLSATRLRQLLGEFAELGGAALEVVSGSHSRDDMLRFGQLSQTWNLAASSGSDYHGPENPYRDIGRLPELPPGCRPVWECDAWARCTGVAA
- a CDS encoding L-threonylcarbamoyladenylate synthase is translated as MSQFFQIHPVDPQPRLIRQAVELLRQGAVIVYPTDSAYALGCHLEDKKAMDRIRRIRQVDDKHNFTLVCGDLSQISAYAKLTNNTLFRILNSHTPGPYTFILNATSEVPRRLLHPRRRTIGIRIPDNAIAQALVAELGEPIMSSSLILPGETMPLTDPEEIREQLEHQVDLVIDGGHCGFEPSTVVDMTDEVPRVVRRGKGESEPFERG
- a CDS encoding tryptophan--tRNA ligase, translating into MTALPNQKQRVLSGMRPTGALHLGHYHGVLKNWIKLQHEYECYFFVADWHALTTHYEDPQIIEQSVWEMVIDWLSVGVNQGSATLFIQSRVPEHAELHLLLSMITPLGWLERVPSFKDQQEKLKERDLATYGFLGYPLLQSADILMYRAGLVPVGEDQVAHVELTREVARRFNHLYGREPGFEEKVEAAIKKMGKKNAKLYQELRRRYQEQGDDEALHTARALLDDQQNISLGDRERLFGYLEGGGRIILPEPDSLLTPAPRLPGLDGQKMSKSYHNTISLREDPDAVEKKLRTMPTDPARVRRTDPGDPEKCPVWKLHQVYSNDEVREWVQQGCTSAGIGCLECKGPVIDAIRAELAPIHERAREYQEDTGLVRKIIHEGCDKARDAARQTLQEVRQAMGLEYR
- a CDS encoding ScpA family protein, translating into MTETIEHHDSQEKPEQQEMPFAVVQGTPMTALPRDLYIPPDALEIFLAETFAGPLDLLLYLIKRQNLDILDLPIATITAQYMEYVGLMTELRLELAAEYLVMAAMLAEIKSRMLLPRPVSVEEEEGDPRAELVRRLQEYERFKKAAEDIDELPRVGRDVFPAEVKAPDLKVVRTPPEVDIKDVLAAFTDVMRRASMYEHHHIKMEPLSVRERMSRVLGAVKSDSFTDFNALFTLEEGRSGVVVTLLAILELLKQHLIEMVQTEAYGPIHVKAKQAENNQE
- the scpB gene encoding SMC-Scp complex subunit ScpB → MTEQELKRIIEAILFAADDPVNLSQLQAVFAEDDGPDAEAIKAAIAALQEDYAEHSLALREIRSGYRFQVKQDYANWVSRLWEEKPSRYSRAVLETLALIAYRQPITRGEIEEVRGVSVSTQIIKTLQEREWVKVVGHRDVPGKPALYATTREFLDYFNLKSLQDLPPLAELRDIDSINAELDWGDEGQQADAADSESEASTLDDVAGADSETDVDTDTDTDTDTDIEAEAETETETEAEAEAKTVAEAEQPAKAALQDEDADTDFEADVDSEEETGQEASRSSRVVSAEH
- the rluB gene encoding 23S rRNA pseudouridine(2605) synthase RluB codes for the protein MAERVQKVLAQAGYGSRREIESWIEQGRIEINGQPAKLGDRVEAEDEIRLNGKPVRRTLDLAPRRILLYNKPEGEICSRNDPEGRPTVFDKLPPVKNGRWIVVGRLDINSSGLILFTTDGELANRLMHPSYEIEREYAVRVLGEFSDEARRQLRAGVQLDDGPARFDDIVDGGGQGVNHWYYVLLHEGRNREVRRLFEQVGVTVNRLIRTRFGNLFLPRRVPQGKWQELGEKDINNVLKLVGMDEALPKPPRARKKTVRKKQAKKKTARQQGR
- a CDS encoding AraC family transcriptional regulator, producing the protein MPDSSRTPEPSPVQHHDYPPPAPLRPFVRRILHSYSAEATSTTIAVPPTGAHYITHVYGAPMQMQYSYNADQPCPALFVGGQLKSEVPVARIDGKVGLLGIEFYPTGFYRLFRQDCSAFTDCMTDFARVVPEHAAALNEALSLKTDTTSRLETLEHFLSHFADNAEQTPGIDQAVALIENQGGYLRVEELAQKCHWSPKQLYRYFMKIVGVSPKHFAKIVQINGVVAQIHAGSYEGLHQLALQCGYYDQAHFIRDFQRLIGTNPLAFLQHPDPFLKTYLGRVGSPDS